In one window of Anser cygnoides isolate HZ-2024a breed goose chromosome 3, Taihu_goose_T2T_genome, whole genome shotgun sequence DNA:
- the SDC1 gene encoding syndecan-1 codes for MIGAAAVWLLALCLHAALPQTTNLNLPPEDLDSSGDDDDGFSGSGAGPLTDPSLTWRIPAEPTNSSLPATPVGFNEQLFPRTESRTEKEVTAPPATSNVVTVEPVVAVKDEVPILGSPDEKPTNDVVTTARSPTTHFPSVLHVIPSEASDTVHELEPKAPGSDTPDTINILQTDSTIHHEGGITAAPTAAPEDVAPTHEEVSEDGSGDPGDFILIKDEDLVPTQNSEVPADSGRNAKAAGASGIMDRKEVLGGVIAGGLVGLVFAVFLVAFMLYRMKKKDEGSYSLDEPKQSNGGYQKPHKQEEFYA; via the exons CAAACTACAAATCTGAACCTTCCTCCTGAAGATCTCGATTCATCTGGTGATGACGATGATGGTTTCTCAGGTTCAGGTGCAG gtcCCCTGACTGACCCGTCTCTCACCTGGAGAATCCCAGCAGAGCCAACTAACTCCTCGTTACCAGCAACACCAGTGGGTTTCAATGAGCAGCTGTTTCCCAGAACTGAGAGCCGAACTGAAAAGGAAGTTACAGCTCCCCCTGCAACTAGTAATGTGGTGACAGTGGAGCCAGTTGTAGCTGTGAAGGATGAAGTGCCCATCCTGGGCTCACCTGATGAGAAACCAACAAACGATGTCGTTACAACAGCGAGAAGCCCCACTACTCACTTTCCTTCGGTGCTTCACGTAATTCCTTCAGAAGCCTCAGACACGGTCCACGAGCTTGAACCTAAAGCCCCTGGCTCTGACACGCCAGACACTATAAACATACTTCAGACTGACTCCACCATCCATCATGAGGGAGGCATCACTGCTGCCCCCACGGCAGCTCCAGAGGATGTAGCACCTACACATGAGGAGGTTTCTGAAGATGGCTCCGGAGACCCG GGAGACTTCATCTTGATTAAAGATGAGGATTTGGTCCCCACCCAGAACTCTGAAGTGCCGGCTGACTCTGGGAGGAATGCCAAAGCAGCAGGAGCCTCGGGAATTATGGACAGGAAAGAAGTTCTTGGAG GTGTTATTGCTGGAGGACTAGTAGGCTTGGTGTTCGCAGTGTTTCTAGTTGCATTTATGCTGtacagaatgaagaaaaaagacgAAGGAAGCTATTCACTGGACGAACCAAAACAGTCTAACGGAGGATAccaaaaaccacacaaacaaGAAGAATTCTATGCATAA